TCTTGGGCGGACACCGGCAACACACCGATCGTTGCCAGCGCAACAAGTGTGCTTCTTAGAAAGGTACGCATTAATCAAAGACATTCCACAGCAGGCCAATGGGTCGGCGCTCAAAAAGCTCGGGCGGCGTCGCAGGTACAGATTCAATCTGAGTGCCGGAGATCACGACTTCACCCAGGGTAAATGTGTTGGCCTGCCCTAAATCTGCATCGCCATTGATGGTGATGTCGCCACCGGTGGATTGCAGAGAGCCATAGATATAGCTTGGCGCAAGATAACCGCGGCGACCGCTGAAGAGCCCTGTGAGGCCTGCAGGATGCTCGATCAACGTCGGCGAAAATGCCGGGATAAACTCGGTCAGCGGTGCAGTGACGGTCAGTCCCCTCGCGCCGCTCATCGTGCCTGCAAGGCTGGTCACCTTGCTTCCAGCCTCGATGGACAAGGCGCCAGAGGCCGTGACGGTGCCACCTACAAAACGTAAAGAAGTTGATCCAGAGGTTTTGCAGAACCATTTGCAACTTTGCCGGAAAGTGAACTGGCCCACTTGCCGCGCTTCGTTGGCAAACTCTCCGGTGGCATTGATGGCCACGTTGGCCCCGGTGATATCCGCACCAATGCTGCGGATATTTTGAGCTGTCAGGCTGACATTGCCAATGCCCAGGATGAAGGCTTGCTCACCAGCAATCGCCTGATCTCCGAAATCGCCCGACACGACAGTGCTGAGTTTGCGTTTCAAAAAAAGCGAACTGACAAAACGGCTTCCTTTGAAGCGTTGAATCGTGAGCGGGTCCACCTCAGCCGTGAACGTTGTTTCGTTGAGAATGTCCCCGCCTGCGTTCAATGTGATATCTGCGTTTGAAAAGAGCCGTCCTGTTTCGTTTCGAATGTCGCCAGCGGCCTCGACAAAGAGGTTTCCGATCTTGGTATCGAGTGGTGTACCGGTTTCATCGACTGGCTTGATGGCTTCGCCAAACGCAACGGCTAAACGATTAACTGACAAACTGCGGTTGATAAAATCGCCTGCGGAGTAAATCGTCATCCCGCCAAGCGAGTCCACATCGTCAGATGCAATTGTATTGCCCTGCAAGAGACTGCCGAAGTTCAGAATATCCCCGGTGGTGGAGCGCATGGTGAATCCACCATTTTCGGCCAGAAGTTCTGTGCGCGCCTGATCCGCGTCATCGACCCCAAAGCGCAGGTCTGTACCATCGAGACGAATATCACTTTGGGCGATCACGGTGGAGACATCAAAGCTCAGCGCAGCATTGGAAAATGCCCGGAAATCTCCGCCGATTTCGCCTGTTGCCCCTGAAAGTGTAATTGCCCCATTGGATGTTAGTCGAAAATCATCCGTGCTGGTCACGTTCAACCCTGCAAATCGCAGCGCGCCATCGGCCATCAACACCACATTGCTGGTGTTCTGCGGATTGGCGAGATCGCCCGCGTCCGACGCCAGATCTGCAACGCGATTTGCGTCCCTTGAAGACGTGATATCTCCTGTCGCCGACAGGGTCACACCACCGGAGGAGGCCAGATTGTCTGTTGAAACAATGCGTCCGGCAATCCGGCCCTGACCCAGTTCAATATCGCCTGAGCGGGCTGCAATGGTCACGCCGCTTTCCTCAGACGCGATTTCCGCGCGCTCGGTGTCGCTGGAGGCGAGCACGACGCGGCCTGTTGTGACATTGACGGAGCCCTGTGTCATGATGCGGCTTTCAGCCAGTTCCAGCTGCCCCGTGCTGGTCAGGCGAAACCCACCTGCTGAGGCCAATTGATCTCCCGCGAAACGTACACCTGCGCCCTGGTCGGTCACAGTCACACTGATCCGGCCGGCCGTCAGCGAGCCATTGCCCGTGATGTCCACAATCACGGTATCTGTTGTTGCGTTTCCCTGATCTGCGGTGAGCGCCCAGGGCAGCAATCCGCTGCCGTCCTGACCAAAACCACCTCGCAGCCTGTCGAAACTGACGGTACTGTCGCCGGCGATGATATTCGCGTGGGCGCCTGCTTGTGGTAGGTCGTAGCGCAACGGGCCATCAATCCGGAGGGATTTGGAGATCAGCGCCAGTTCTTCCATCGTCCCGGAAAGCCCGCCCGGGCCGATGTCAATCGCACCGGCCGCAACTGTCGTAGTCAATTGACCACTGGCTGTGCGCCCCATCATACCCGTGGTCAGCGCGATATTGCCGGTGTTCTGGAAGCGTCCACCGTTCACCGCCACTCCGTTTGGGTTGGCCACAATCACATCCGCCTTTTGGCCAATAACCGTCAGCGGACCTTCAATGGTGGTAGTATTGGCCGACGTCACCTCATTGAGGATCGTGCCCGCACCCACAGCCCCGTTGTTCAGGTTGACGCCTCCGGTGGGGACGGAAAAACTGGAATATGTATTGTGACTGATCGACGCTGAATCGGCGGGCGCGATATCAACGGTGACAAGACCGGATGTGCCGATGGTGACATTCGTGGCCGTCCCGCCATCTGAGACCACGGATTGCGCTGTGAGATAGGTCGGGAAAAGAGCGGCGAGGCAAGTCGCAGCGACAGAGGCATGGCGCAGGATCAAGAATGGATACACCACGCTGCCCACACGATCACGGCGACTATAAACCCTGTAGGTGCTATTCATCTGGCCCCTGCCTGCAAAGCTCGTTAAACAACTTCAAGGCATCTCCTACACTTCATGCGGGCAATCAAGGTGAAACTGCTGTCGTTGAAAACTTGGATCGCAACTGTTGCTCTCGCTGCGAGCATGACATCGGCCGTAGCTCAGGAAGCAAGCAGAGCAAAAGGTCAAGCCGAGATTTCGGCAGAGGCTCAAGTCTTCTCGGACTGGCGCGTGGCCTGTGACGAGGCTGGGTCTTGTCGCATGGTACAGACCATTGTGCAGCCCTCGACTCGACGGCTTATTCTGCAATTGAAGGTTTTTGCCGGAGAAGACCCAACGCTTCTATTGAGTTTTCCACTGGGTATCCTGCTGAGTCCTGGCTGGCAGTACCAGATTGATGGCAACCGAAAAGCCGTTCTGCCGTTCGAGATTTGCAACTCCGAAGGCTGTCACGCAGGTGTAAAACTCACCCCGCAACTGCTCAAAGCAATGAAACGGGGGAGTGATATGAAGATCACCTTCTTTGATGCGGCGCGGGAAGATGTAATGCCCGTCATCTCCCTCATTGGTTTCACCAAAGCCTGGGAGGCGCTGCAATGAGGCAGGCTTTTGCTCTAATTGCCGCATTTGTGTTGGCCCTGAATCCGGCTCAAGCTCAGGAAAGCAAGCCTCTTGCCGGACACATCTGGGGCGTTTCAGAGGAACGTTTTGTCGCGTTCCAGGGCATGCTGGCAGGCATTCAGGACAAACCCTACATCCTCGTGGGCGAACGTCATGGCCGCCACGCCCATCAGGGGCGCGAGGCCTTTCTAGTAGGTGCTTTGGCCGAAGCAGGCCGATATCCCAGTATTGCCTTCGAGATGCTCAGCCATGAGCAAACCGAGACTGTCGCCTCCTATCGGCAAACCTCCCCGGAATACGCCCTGGGTCTCGGTCTGGCACTGGACTGGGCTGATAGCAACTGGCCGTCCTGGGCCTATTATCAGCCCGTTTTTGATGCCGCCTTTACCACCAAGGCTGACATCATCGGGGCCGATCTGACGGACGCCGAACAGCAAAGCGTGCTGACAGGTCAGAATGATACGCACAAGGCGGATGCAAGCTTTGAGTATTATGAAGCTCAGATGACCCAAGCCCATTGTGGGTTGATCGAAGACGCTCGCGCCCGAGATCTCGCACGGTTGCAAACCGCCCGCGACCAAAAAATGGCCGAAGTGCTAAGCGCGGAGAAACATCCTGAGCATGGCTCTTTGTTGATCGTTGGAGCCTCGCATGTTCGAAAGAGTACAGGCATCCCAACCCATCTGCCACCCGGTGAAGTTGCCGTGATCGTCCTCATTGAGACAGATGCTGCT
The genomic region above belongs to Aquicoccus sp. G2-2 and contains:
- a CDS encoding filamentous hemagglutinin N-terminal domain-containing protein; translation: MNSTYRVYSRRDRVGSVVYPFLILRHASVAATCLAALFPTYLTAQSVVSDGGTATNVTIGTSGLVTVDIAPADSASISHNTYSSFSVPTGGVNLNNGAVGAGTILNEVTSANTTTIEGPLTVIGQKADVIVANPNGVAVNGGRFQNTGNIALTTGMMGRTASGQLTTTVAAGAIDIGPGGLSGTMEELALISKSLRIDGPLRYDLPQAGAHANIIAGDSTVSFDRLRGGFGQDGSGLLPWALTADQGNATTDTVIVDITGNGSLTAGRISVTVTDQGAGVRFAGDQLASAGGFRLTSTGQLELAESRIMTQGSVNVTTGRVVLASSDTERAEIASEESGVTIAARSGDIELGQGRIAGRIVSTDNLASSGGVTLSATGDITSSRDANRVADLASDAGDLANPQNTSNVVLMADGALRFAGLNVTSTDDFRLTSNGAITLSGATGEIGGDFRAFSNAALSFDVSTVIAQSDIRLDGTDLRFGVDDADQARTELLAENGGFTMRSTTGDILNFGSLLQGNTIASDDVDSLGGMTIYSAGDFINRSLSVNRLAVAFGEAIKPVDETGTPLDTKIGNLFVEAAGDIRNETGRLFSNADITLNAGGDILNETTFTAEVDPLTIQRFKGSRFVSSLFLKRKLSTVVSGDFGDQAIAGEQAFILGIGNVSLTAQNIRSIGADITGANVAINATGEFANEARQVGQFTFRQSCKWFCKTSGSTSLRFVGGTVTASGALSIEAGSKVTSLAGTMSGARGLTVTAPLTEFIPAFSPTLIEHPAGLTGLFSGRRGYLAPSYIYGSLQSTGGDITINGDADLGQANTFTLGEVVISGTQIESVPATPPELFERRPIGLLWNVFD
- a CDS encoding invasion associated locus B family protein, with amino-acid sequence MRAIKVKLLSLKTWIATVALAASMTSAVAQEASRAKGQAEISAEAQVFSDWRVACDEAGSCRMVQTIVQPSTRRLILQLKVFAGEDPTLLLSFPLGILLSPGWQYQIDGNRKAVLPFEICNSEGCHAGVKLTPQLLKAMKRGSDMKITFFDAAREDVMPVISLIGFTKAWEALQ
- a CDS encoding ChaN family lipoprotein, with protein sequence MRQAFALIAAFVLALNPAQAQESKPLAGHIWGVSEERFVAFQGMLAGIQDKPYILVGERHGRHAHQGREAFLVGALAEAGRYPSIAFEMLSHEQTETVASYRQTSPEYALGLGLALDWADSNWPSWAYYQPVFDAAFTTKADIIGADLTDAEQQSVLTGQNDTHKADASFEYYEAQMTQAHCGLIEDARARDLARLQTARDQKMAEVLSAEKHPEHGSLLIVGASHVRKSTGIPTHLPPGEVAVIVLIETDAASSNFLTPFQDIVAGDLTDYDYIWFTPRVVETSFCDRLGQSGASE